Proteins encoded together in one Pseudomonas sp. TCU-HL1 window:
- a CDS encoding DUF411 domain-containing protein — protein MRSLLLLTTLFAGLAQAAEPITMDVYRDPNCGCCKAWTSHLRDNGIQVRDHEETDMAAVKMRVGVPYQLGSCHTGVVDGKFVEGHVPASDVLKLRERPDLLGAAVPGMPVGSPGMEMGDRQDAYQVVGVAQGGKLSVLSEYPAR, from the coding sequence ATGCGCTCCCTCCTCCTGCTCACCACCCTGTTCGCCGGCCTCGCCCAGGCTGCCGAGCCCATCACCATGGACGTCTACCGCGATCCCAACTGCGGCTGCTGCAAAGCCTGGACCAGCCACCTGCGGGACAATGGCATCCAGGTCCGCGACCACGAGGAAACCGACATGGCTGCGGTGAAAATGCGCGTCGGCGTGCCCTACCAGCTCGGCTCGTGCCACACCGGTGTGGTGGACGGCAAGTTCGTCGAAGGCCACGTACCGGCCAGCGACGTGCTCAAGCTGCGCGAGCGTCCCGACCTGCTGGGCGCTGCCGTTCCCGGCATGCCGGTCGGCTCCCCCGGCATGGAAATGGGTGACCGCCAGGATGCCTACCAGGTGGTGGGTGTCGCCCAGGGTGGCAAGTTGAGCGTGCTCAGCGAGTATCCTGCACGCTGA
- a CDS encoding xanthine dehydrogenase family protein molybdopterin-binding subunit produces MSTPELSRRAFLQGSVVAGIGITLAPLGSKAFAALFEEQVTRTPEPWYTAGGQARGRIDGVSKVCGGKVFARDIRAKDMPGWPQQQGHALLLKATRADHLYQGFDLSMLGDELKPDRVVTAVDLARDGIAFPEGHSPDPFLPEGQVPMFIGHPVALLIWKDFDRYRRAKNILKFNEKVVRYGDKAPLYQRDPYGSFRFVRVGGATPFEPDTFSSLKDSMLFPLIRERKPTWGAGNPAGDLTARGIYHAEQMQAKLANPPEGWMVFDERFKTQSIEPAALEADNGNGWYDPASGTLHFVVATQCPFEVAEQTAHMLAPSRFKVQKLNMHPGYTVGYGSKDNNIFVFYAALAAIYGDGVPVRLANDRYEQFQSGIKRHPFDMHYQLAVKKDDLSFQIFRAHMDVDGGGRINYSPSVAAVGATAAQSIYYLPQSDLAATAYHSRGVEAGSMRGYGTLQTMAATEMMVDEVAARLGVDPIELRRKNVFKSGMKNTQGAIPAGALRLQEILDKAAQHDVWKNRDARKREEEAKDPDHYYGVGFAICQKDFGTGSEAPMASLEFTAEGRVMLRQIAIDMGTGMATSQALLVADYLGRPAHEIRTGVTEWAELDLTTSGNPYLISQAEQDAALKNPRWVGKLASPSSATNSAYYSGHGTREAARLLFNHGLWPAALAIWGRGEFGGLANPYVVRREDAHWVEGKLTANGLPPIPFEVLAHKAHELGLVTGVSVHGFNRWAWAEGEFEIDGKRDTFPLDAVAVKYGDGATKEKKAKMTSYGYHLLDRTAISYPPTQLNNAMVTYYSPVATLVEVKVNKGSGEARVINHHSWLECGRVIVPELVRGQLEGGIAMGIGHALLEDMPLYEGGPGEGTWNFNRYQLPRAKDCAVWKQTAEILPPLSPSDPAKGIAEVVMIPVVGAIVNAVAHATGKRLRDLPLTPARIKEALHG; encoded by the coding sequence ATGTCCACTCCTGAGTTATCCCGCCGCGCCTTCCTGCAAGGCAGTGTCGTCGCCGGCATCGGCATCACCCTTGCCCCCTTGGGCAGCAAGGCCTTCGCCGCGCTGTTCGAAGAGCAGGTCACTCGCACCCCCGAGCCCTGGTACACCGCTGGCGGCCAGGCCCGTGGACGGATCGACGGCGTCAGCAAGGTCTGCGGCGGCAAGGTGTTCGCCCGTGATATCCGCGCCAAGGACATGCCCGGCTGGCCGCAGCAGCAAGGCCATGCGCTGCTGCTCAAGGCCACCCGTGCCGACCATCTCTATCAAGGTTTCGACCTGTCGATGCTGGGCGATGAGCTGAAACCGGATCGCGTGGTCACCGCCGTCGACCTGGCGCGCGACGGCATCGCCTTCCCCGAAGGCCACAGCCCTGATCCCTTCCTGCCGGAAGGCCAGGTGCCCATGTTCATCGGCCACCCGGTGGCGCTGCTGATCTGGAAGGACTTCGACCGCTACCGCCGGGCGAAGAACATCCTCAAGTTCAACGAGAAGGTGGTGCGTTATGGCGATAAGGCTCCGTTGTACCAGCGCGACCCCTACGGCAGCTTCCGCTTCGTGCGCGTTGGCGGTGCCACGCCGTTCGAGCCGGATACCTTCTCCAGCCTGAAGGACAGCATGCTGTTCCCGCTGATCCGCGAGCGCAAACCCACCTGGGGCGCCGGCAACCCGGCGGGCGACCTGACCGCCCGGGGCATCTACCACGCCGAGCAGATGCAAGCGAAGCTGGCCAATCCGCCGGAAGGCTGGATGGTCTTCGATGAGCGCTTCAAGACCCAGTCCATCGAGCCGGCCGCCCTGGAAGCGGACAACGGCAACGGCTGGTACGACCCGGCCAGCGGCACCCTGCATTTCGTCGTGGCCACCCAGTGCCCCTTCGAAGTGGCTGAGCAGACCGCGCACATGCTGGCGCCGTCACGCTTCAAGGTGCAAAAACTGAATATGCACCCCGGCTACACCGTGGGTTACGGCTCCAAGGACAACAACATCTTCGTGTTCTACGCCGCGCTGGCCGCCATCTACGGCGATGGCGTGCCGGTGCGCCTGGCCAATGACCGCTACGAGCAGTTCCAGAGCGGCATCAAGCGTCACCCGTTCGACATGCACTACCAACTGGCGGTGAAGAAGGACGACCTGTCGTTCCAGATCTTCCGCGCCCACATGGATGTCGACGGCGGTGGCCGCATCAACTACAGCCCCTCGGTCGCCGCCGTGGGCGCCACCGCTGCGCAGTCCATCTATTACCTGCCACAGAGCGACCTGGCCGCCACCGCCTACCACTCCCGTGGCGTCGAAGCCGGCTCCATGCGCGGCTACGGCACCCTGCAGACCATGGCCGCCACCGAGATGATGGTGGACGAAGTGGCCGCGCGCCTGGGCGTCGACCCCATCGAACTGCGCCGCAAGAACGTCTTCAAGTCCGGCATGAAGAACACCCAGGGTGCGATTCCCGCCGGTGCCCTGCGCCTGCAGGAAATCCTCGACAAGGCCGCCCAGCACGACGTCTGGAAGAACCGTGACGCCCGCAAGCGCGAGGAAGAGGCGAAGGACCCGGACCACTACTACGGCGTCGGCTTCGCCATCTGCCAGAAAGACTTCGGCACCGGCTCCGAGGCGCCGATGGCGAGCCTGGAGTTCACCGCCGAAGGCCGCGTGATGCTGCGCCAGATCGCCATCGACATGGGCACCGGCATGGCCACCTCCCAGGCCCTGCTGGTGGCGGACTATCTCGGCCGCCCAGCGCATGAAATCCGCACCGGCGTCACCGAATGGGCCGAACTGGACCTGACCACCAGCGGCAACCCCTATCTGATCAGCCAGGCCGAGCAGGACGCGGCGCTGAAGAACCCGCGCTGGGTCGGCAAGCTCGCCTCGCCGTCCTCGGCGACCAACTCAGCCTACTACTCCGGCCACGGCACCCGCGAAGCGGCGCGCCTGCTGTTCAACCACGGCCTGTGGCCGGCGGCGCTGGCCATCTGGGGCCGTGGTGAGTTCGGCGGCCTGGCCAATCCCTACGTGGTGCGCCGCGAGGACGCCCACTGGGTGGAAGGCAAGCTGACCGCCAACGGTCTGCCGCCGATTCCCTTCGAGGTGCTGGCGCACAAGGCCCATGAACTGGGCCTGGTCACCGGTGTCAGCGTCCACGGTTTCAACCGCTGGGCCTGGGCCGAGGGCGAGTTCGAGATCGACGGCAAGCGCGACACCTTCCCGCTGGACGCGGTGGCGGTGAAGTACGGCGACGGGGCCACCAAGGAGAAGAAGGCGAAGATGACCAGCTACGGCTATCACCTGCTGGATCGCACCGCCATCAGCTACCCGCCGACCCAGTTGAACAACGCCATGGTCACCTACTACAGCCCGGTGGCCACGCTGGTCGAAGTGAAAGTGAACAAGGGCAGTGGCGAGGCGCGAGTGATCAACCATCACTCCTGGCTGGAGTGCGGCCGGGTCATCGTGCCCGAGCTGGTGCGCGGCCAGCTCGAAGGCGGTATCGCCATGGGCATTGGCCACGCACTGCTGGAAGACATGCCCCTGTATGAGGGCGGTCCCGGCGAAGGCACCTGGAACTTCAACCGTTACCAGCTGCCGCGCGCCAAGGACTGCGCGGTCTGGAAACAGACCGCCGAAATCCTCCCGCCGCTGTCGCCCAGCGACCCGGCCAAGGGCATCGCCGAAGTGGTGATGATCCCCGTGGTCGGCGCCATCGTGAACGCCGTGGCCCACGCCACTGGCAAGCGCCTGCGCGACCTTCCCCTGACTCCGGCCCGCATCAAGGAGGCCCTCCATGGCTAA
- a CDS encoding KPN_02809 family neutral zinc metallopeptidase: MRWQRARRSDNVEDAGGMGNRGMRLGGGKGLGLGGIAIVVVVALLMGEDPLQILGQMTQQGASVNPQQQSAMPTGTPEEREFVRAILGDTEDTWRAIFQAAGRQYQDPTLVLFNGGVQSACGFASSAVGPFYCPGDRKVYLDLDFFEEMASRFQAAGDFAQAYVIAHEVGHHVQTLLGVSAKVNAARQRGERVEGDNGLLVRQELQADCLAGVWAFHAQQRLKWLEPGDLEEALNAANAIGDDRLQRQGRGQVMPDSFTHGTSEQRVRWFKLGFEKGEVGRCDTFATARL; encoded by the coding sequence ATGCGCTGGCAACGTGCGCGTCGCAGCGACAATGTGGAAGACGCCGGTGGCATGGGTAATCGCGGCATGCGCCTGGGCGGTGGCAAGGGATTGGGCCTGGGCGGAATCGCAATTGTGGTGGTGGTGGCGCTGCTGATGGGCGAGGACCCGCTGCAGATCCTCGGCCAGATGACCCAACAGGGCGCCTCGGTGAATCCCCAGCAACAATCGGCCATGCCGACCGGAACCCCGGAAGAGCGCGAGTTCGTCCGCGCCATCCTCGGCGACACCGAAGACACCTGGCGCGCCATCTTCCAGGCCGCCGGCCGCCAGTACCAGGACCCGACCCTGGTACTGTTCAACGGCGGCGTGCAATCGGCCTGCGGCTTCGCCTCCTCGGCAGTCGGCCCCTTCTACTGTCCGGGTGACCGCAAGGTCTACCTGGACCTGGACTTCTTCGAGGAAATGGCCAGCCGCTTCCAGGCCGCCGGCGATTTCGCCCAGGCTTATGTGATCGCCCATGAAGTGGGCCACCACGTGCAGACCCTGCTGGGGGTCTCCGCCAAGGTCAACGCCGCCCGCCAGCGTGGCGAGCGCGTGGAAGGCGACAATGGCCTGCTGGTGCGCCAGGAACTCCAGGCCGACTGCCTGGCCGGCGTCTGGGCCTTCCACGCCCAGCAACGCCTGAAATGGCTGGAACCGGGCGATCTGGAAGAAGCCCTCAATGCCGCCAACGCCATCGGCGACGACCGCCTGCAACGCCAGGGCCGAGGCCAGGTGATGCCCGACTCCTTCACCCACGGAACATCGGAGCAGCGAGTGCGCTGGTTCAAGCTGGGGTTCGAGAAAGGGGAAGTGGGACGCTGCGATACGTTTGCGACGGCGAGGCTCTAG
- a CDS encoding NCS2 family permease: MLEKLFQLKAHDTNVRTEVLAGLTTFLTMAYILFVNPAILGETGMDKGAIFVATCLAAAIGSATMGLIANYPIALAPGMGLNAFFTYTVVLQMGHTWQVALGAVFLSACMFFVLSVFKIREWIINSIPLELRSAIAAGIGLFLGLIALQKAGIVAAHPVTMLTVGDLTRPEPILAVLGFFLIVALEARKVTGAVLIGILAVTLLGIALGVSQFGGIFSMPPSLAPTFLQLDIKGALEIGLVSVIFAFLFVDLFDNSGTLIAVAKKAGLMRADGYMPKMGRALIADSTAAMGGSLLGTSTTTSYIESAAGVSAGGRTGLTAIVVAVLFLLALFLSPLAGSVPAFATAPALFFVAVLMASGLAEIDWNDLTTAAPVLITTLAMPFTYSIADGIAFGFIAWAAIKTLAGRYKELSPALVILAVLFVIKMGFFH, encoded by the coding sequence ATGCTGGAAAAGCTGTTCCAACTCAAGGCGCACGACACCAACGTGCGCACCGAGGTTCTGGCGGGTCTGACGACCTTCCTGACGATGGCCTACATCCTCTTCGTCAACCCGGCCATCCTCGGCGAGACCGGCATGGACAAGGGGGCGATCTTCGTCGCCACCTGCCTGGCCGCCGCCATCGGCTCGGCCACCATGGGGCTGATCGCCAACTACCCCATCGCCCTGGCCCCCGGCATGGGCCTGAATGCCTTCTTCACCTATACCGTGGTGCTCCAGATGGGCCACACCTGGCAGGTGGCGCTGGGTGCAGTGTTCCTCTCCGCGTGCATGTTCTTCGTGCTCTCGGTGTTCAAGATCCGCGAGTGGATCATCAACAGCATTCCGCTGGAACTGCGCTCGGCCATCGCCGCGGGAATCGGACTGTTCCTCGGCCTGATCGCCCTGCAGAAAGCCGGTATCGTGGCTGCCCATCCGGTGACCATGCTGACCGTCGGTGACCTGACCAGGCCCGAGCCGATCCTCGCTGTGCTCGGCTTCTTCCTGATCGTCGCCCTGGAAGCGCGCAAGGTGACCGGCGCGGTGCTGATCGGCATCCTCGCTGTGACCCTCCTCGGCATCGCCCTGGGCGTGTCCCAGTTCGGCGGCATCTTCTCCATGCCGCCGTCGCTGGCGCCCACCTTCCTCCAGCTGGACATCAAGGGTGCGCTGGAAATCGGCCTGGTCAGCGTGATCTTCGCCTTCCTCTTCGTCGACCTGTTCGACAACTCCGGCACCCTCATCGCCGTGGCCAAGAAAGCCGGCCTGATGCGCGCCGATGGCTACATGCCGAAGATGGGCCGCGCCCTGATCGCCGACTCCACCGCGGCAATGGGCGGTTCCCTGCTGGGCACCTCCACCACCACCAGCTACATCGAATCCGCCGCAGGCGTCAGTGCTGGCGGCCGTACCGGCCTGACCGCCATCGTGGTCGCCGTGCTCTTCCTGCTGGCCCTGTTCCTTTCGCCGCTGGCAGGCAGCGTGCCGGCCTTCGCCACCGCGCCGGCGCTGTTCTTCGTCGCCGTGCTGATGGCCTCGGGCCTGGCCGAGATCGACTGGAACGACCTGACCACCGCCGCACCGGTGCTGATCACCACCCTGGCGATGCCGTTCACCTACTCGATCGCCGATGGTATTGCCTTCGGCTTCATTGCCTGGGCCGCGATCAAGACCCTGGCCGGCCGCTACAAGGAGCTCAGCCCGGCGCTGGTGATCCTCGCCGTGCTCTTCGTTATCAAGATGGGTTTCTTCCACTGA
- a CDS encoding endonuclease domain-containing protein has protein sequence MELKKFARELRSNMTDAEHHLWYYLRGHRFFGLKFKRQKPMGRHIVDFVCLEQLLVIELDGGQHQEQAAQDGERDRWLSKQGYRVLRFWNHEVLGETDAVLEAIARALGKL, from the coding sequence ATGGAACTGAAGAAATTTGCCAGGGAATTGCGCAGCAACATGACTGATGCTGAGCATCACCTCTGGTACTACCTGCGTGGACATCGGTTCTTCGGACTCAAGTTCAAACGACAGAAGCCAATGGGGCGCCACATAGTTGACTTCGTTTGTCTGGAGCAGCTGCTGGTGATCGAACTGGATGGTGGCCAGCATCAGGAACAGGCTGCTCAAGATGGCGAACGCGATCGCTGGCTGTCAAAGCAGGGCTATCGGGTGTTGCGCTTCTGGAATCATGAAGTGCTGGGGGAGACGGACGCTGTGCTTGAGGCGATAGCACGTGCGCTCGGTAAACTCTGA
- a CDS encoding (2Fe-2S)-binding protein yields the protein MAKRALSMTLNGRAVGPFTVDDDLMMIEFLHEHLNLTGSRLGCGQGICHACVAILDKPDGTSEEIRTCITGAHFFDGKKVRTIEGHAKRDAKGEVTELNPIQQKFIDQFAFQCSYCTPGYVNAATVLVEKLQRQPVKRSELEGEIEHALGNHICRCTGYVRYYNAAREVVEGLGLVKEG from the coding sequence ATGGCTAAGCGCGCCCTCAGCATGACACTCAACGGCCGGGCCGTCGGCCCGTTCACGGTGGACGACGACCTGATGATGATCGAGTTCCTCCACGAACACCTGAACCTCACCGGTTCGCGCCTGGGCTGCGGCCAGGGCATCTGCCACGCCTGCGTGGCGATCCTCGACAAACCGGACGGCACCAGCGAGGAAATCCGCACCTGCATCACCGGCGCGCACTTCTTCGACGGCAAGAAGGTGCGCACCATTGAAGGCCACGCCAAGCGCGATGCCAAGGGTGAAGTCACCGAGCTGAACCCGATCCAGCAGAAGTTCATCGACCAGTTCGCCTTCCAGTGCAGTTACTGCACCCCCGGCTACGTCAACGCCGCCACCGTGCTGGTGGAAAAGCTCCAGCGCCAGCCGGTCAAGCGCAGCGAACTGGAAGGGGAGATCGAGCACGCCCTGGGCAACCATATCTGCCGCTGCACTGGCTATGTCCGCTACTACAACGCCGCGCGCGAAGTGGTAGAAGGCCTCGGCCTGGTCAAGGAGGGTTGA
- a CDS encoding DJ-1 family glyoxalase III: MHTQPQLQALIAVAEGVEDLETVTLIDVLRRADIKTVVASIETRRMITLARGTRLTADTMLLDVLAQDYDLIVLPGGMPGAQRLGEHEPLAEKVREQARAGRFFAAICASPAMALQPYGVLRQRRMTCYPSFSDRLSGCTFVDQPVVVDGNCITSQGPGTALAFALTLVEQLCGKAKRNEIAKTMLVP, from the coding sequence ATGCATACCCAACCTCAACTCCAGGCCCTGATCGCCGTCGCCGAAGGCGTGGAAGACCTGGAAACCGTGACCCTGATCGACGTTCTGCGACGCGCCGACATCAAGACAGTGGTGGCCAGCATTGAGACCCGCCGGATGATCACCCTGGCCCGTGGCACCCGCCTGACCGCCGACACCATGCTGCTGGACGTGCTGGCCCAGGATTACGATCTGATCGTGCTGCCGGGTGGCATGCCCGGCGCCCAGCGCCTGGGCGAGCACGAGCCTCTGGCCGAGAAGGTCCGCGAGCAGGCCAGGGCCGGGCGCTTCTTCGCCGCCATCTGCGCGTCCCCGGCGATGGCCCTGCAACCCTACGGCGTACTGCGCCAGCGGCGCATGACCTGCTACCCGAGCTTCAGCGACCGCCTGTCCGGCTGCACCTTCGTCGACCAGCCGGTGGTGGTGGATGGCAACTGCATCACCAGCCAGGGCCCCGGCACCGCCCTGGCCTTCGCCCTGACCCTGGTAGAGCAGCTGTGCGGCAAGGCCAAGCGCAACGAAATCGCCAAGACGATGCTAGTGCCCTGA
- a CDS encoding DUF4345 family protein, giving the protein MLFTRLLLGLQALILAGFGLAYFIRPEEMASLSGMLLMDPSAVTDVRAYYGCLQLGIAAFLLLAQLRLQLARAALDLLVLVYVALALGRVSGLWLDGSLGQTFNLYALLFEVVSAGLAFAALRRLDGA; this is encoded by the coding sequence ATGCTCTTCACCCGCCTTCTGCTGGGCCTGCAGGCCCTGATCCTCGCTGGCTTCGGCTTGGCTTACTTCATTCGCCCGGAAGAAATGGCCAGCCTCAGCGGCATGCTGTTGATGGACCCCTCGGCAGTGACCGATGTGCGCGCCTACTACGGCTGCCTGCAACTGGGCATTGCCGCGTTCCTGCTGCTGGCCCAGCTGCGCCTGCAACTGGCGCGAGCCGCCCTGGACCTGCTGGTGCTGGTCTACGTCGCCCTGGCCCTGGGGCGAGTCAGCGGGCTCTGGCTGGACGGCAGCCTGGGGCAGACCTTCAACCTCTACGCGCTGCTGTTCGAGGTGGTCTCGGCAGGTTTGGCCTTCGCTGCGCTGCGCAGGCTGGATGGGGCGTAG
- a CDS encoding MFS transporter, which produces MPQPLLLRHHRPFLAFWFARVCTASGFQMITVAIGWHIYELTGSVLDLGLVGLVEFLPRVLFMLHTGHVADRFDRRRVAALCQVLQAVVAGALVFASATDSASRELIFLMAFVLGAARAFEMPATQALLPNVVPKELFPRAVAASASAMQAATIVAPALGGLFYAFGSLWVYGPTAILYIAACILMLGLSSSHQQANKAPANLENLLAGIRFIRSRPDILGAISLDLFAVLLGGATALLPVFAKDILLTGPWGLGLLRSAPAVGALLMSFWLARFPIERNVGRIMFTSVGIFGVATIAFGLSTSFWFSLAVLAVLGAADMISMVIRGAFVQLHTPDEMRGRVSAVNGLFIGASNQLGEFESGVTAAWFGTVPAVVMGGVGTLIVTGLWIKLFPTLAKRDKLH; this is translated from the coding sequence ATGCCCCAGCCCCTTCTCCTACGCCACCATCGCCCATTCCTGGCTTTCTGGTTCGCGCGCGTCTGTACAGCAAGCGGCTTCCAGATGATCACGGTCGCCATCGGCTGGCATATCTACGAACTCACTGGCAGCGTGCTCGACCTGGGCCTGGTCGGCCTGGTGGAGTTCCTGCCGCGGGTCCTGTTCATGCTGCACACCGGGCATGTGGCCGACCGCTTCGACCGCCGCCGCGTCGCTGCCCTCTGCCAGGTGCTGCAGGCCGTGGTGGCCGGGGCACTGGTGTTCGCCAGTGCCACCGACAGCGCCAGCCGCGAGCTGATCTTCCTCATGGCCTTCGTCCTGGGCGCCGCGCGGGCCTTCGAGATGCCGGCCACCCAGGCGCTGCTGCCCAACGTGGTGCCCAAGGAACTCTTCCCCCGCGCGGTGGCCGCCTCGGCCTCGGCCATGCAGGCGGCGACCATTGTCGCGCCGGCCCTGGGTGGCCTGTTCTATGCCTTCGGCAGCCTGTGGGTCTACGGACCGACTGCCATCCTCTATATTGCGGCCTGCATCCTGATGCTGGGGCTCTCCAGCAGCCACCAGCAGGCCAACAAGGCACCGGCCAACCTGGAGAACCTACTGGCGGGCATCCGCTTTATCCGCAGCCGGCCCGACATCCTCGGCGCCATTTCCCTGGACCTCTTCGCCGTGCTGCTGGGCGGCGCCACCGCGCTGCTCCCGGTGTTCGCCAAGGACATCCTGCTCACCGGCCCCTGGGGCCTGGGCCTGCTACGCTCGGCTCCGGCGGTCGGCGCATTGCTGATGTCCTTCTGGCTGGCGCGCTTCCCCATCGAGCGCAATGTCGGCCGGATCATGTTCACCTCGGTCGGGATCTTCGGCGTGGCGACCATCGCCTTCGGCCTGTCCACCTCCTTCTGGTTCTCCCTGGCGGTGCTGGCGGTACTCGGCGCGGCGGACATGATCAGCATGGTGATCCGTGGCGCCTTCGTGCAGTTGCACACCCCAGACGAGATGCGCGGCCGGGTCAGTGCCGTGAATGGGCTGTTCATCGGCGCGTCCAACCAGTTGGGTGAGTTCGAATCCGGCGTCACCGCCGCCTGGTTCGGCACCGTACCGGCGGTGGTGATGGGTGGCGTGGGTACGCTGATCGTGACCGGGCTGTGGATAAAGCTGTTCCCCACACTGGCCAAGCGGGACAAGTTGCACTGA
- the trmA gene encoding tRNA (uridine(54)-C5)-methyltransferase TrmA: MSRPQFDPAAYAAQLTEKTQRLKALLAPFDAPEPEVFESPREHYRLRAEFRLWRETGNETRHYAMFEAGDKFTPVLIEDFPIASRRINELMPLLKAGWQANQVLSFKLFQVEFLTTLAGDALITLCYHRPLDDAWKAEAEKLAAALGVSLVGRSKGKRIVIGRDYVEEALTVAGREFRYRQPEGAFTQPNGEVNQKMLGWAYDVLGERQDDLLELYCGNGNFTLPLATRVRKVLATEISKTSVNAALANLADNAVDNVTLVRLSAEELTEALNEVRPFRRLAGIDLKGYAFGNVFVDPPRAGMDPDTCELTRRFDRILYISCNPETLAANIQQLSDTHEVVRCALFDQFPYTHHMESGVLLERR, encoded by the coding sequence ATGAGTCGTCCCCAGTTCGACCCGGCGGCCTACGCCGCCCAGCTCACCGAGAAGACGCAGCGCCTGAAGGCGCTGCTGGCGCCCTTCGACGCCCCGGAACCGGAAGTCTTCGAGTCCCCCCGCGAGCACTACCGCCTGCGCGCCGAGTTCCGCCTGTGGCGCGAAACCGGCAACGAGACACGCCACTACGCGATGTTCGAGGCCGGCGACAAATTCACCCCGGTGCTGATCGAAGACTTCCCCATCGCCAGCCGCCGCATCAACGAACTGATGCCGCTTCTCAAGGCCGGCTGGCAGGCGAACCAGGTGCTGTCGTTCAAGCTGTTCCAGGTGGAGTTCCTCACCACCCTGGCCGGCGATGCGCTGATCACCCTCTGCTACCACCGTCCGCTGGACGACGCCTGGAAAGCCGAAGCCGAGAAGCTCGCCGCCGCACTGGGTGTTTCCCTGGTGGGCCGCTCCAAAGGCAAGCGCATCGTCATCGGCCGCGACTACGTCGAGGAAGCGCTGACCGTGGCCGGCCGTGAATTCCGCTACCGCCAGCCGGAAGGCGCCTTCACCCAGCCCAACGGCGAAGTGAACCAGAAGATGCTCGGCTGGGCCTATGACGTGCTGGGCGAACGCCAGGACGACCTGCTGGAGCTGTACTGCGGCAACGGCAACTTCACCCTGCCGCTGGCCACCCGCGTACGCAAGGTGCTGGCCACCGAGATCAGCAAGACCTCGGTGAACGCCGCCCTGGCTAACCTGGCCGACAACGCGGTGGATAACGTCACCCTGGTGCGCCTGTCCGCCGAGGAACTGACCGAGGCGCTGAACGAGGTTCGCCCGTTCCGCCGCCTGGCCGGCATCGACCTCAAGGGCTACGCGTTCGGCAACGTGTTCGTCGACCCGCCCCGCGCCGGCATGGACCCGGACACCTGCGAACTGACCCGCCGCTTCGACCGCATCCTCTACATCTCCTGCAATCCGGAGACCCTGGCGGCGAACATCCAGCAGCTCAGTGACACCCACGAAGTGGTGCGCTGCGCGCTGTTCGACCAGTTCCCTTATACCCACCATATGGAATCCGGGGTGCTGCTGGAGCGGCGCTGA